Proteins encoded within one genomic window of Brenneria nigrifluens DSM 30175 = ATCC 13028:
- a CDS encoding DUF1145 family protein, whose translation MIWINLGRLLMLGVWGFLIVNLIHPFPRPLNIFMTVAMAFTILMHGFQLLLLKSSQPKENPSLTWGQQARIFLFGVFELLAWQSKQPKPPKK comes from the coding sequence GTGATATGGATTAATCTGGGCCGTTTATTGATGCTGGGAGTGTGGGGGTTTTTGATCGTTAACCTGATCCACCCTTTTCCCCGGCCGCTGAATATTTTTATGACGGTGGCGATGGCGTTTACCATTCTAATGCATGGTTTCCAACTGCTGCTGTTAAAGTCCAGCCAGCCGAAAGAGAACCCATCGCTGACCTGGGGGCAGCAGGCGCGCATTTTTCTGTTTGGCGTATTTGAACTACTCGCCTGGCAGAGCAAGCAGCCTAAACCGCCAAAGAAGTGA
- the rsmD gene encoding 16S rRNA (guanine(966)-N(2))-methyltransferase, translated as MAKKNASSAAGQIRIIGGQWRGRKLPVPDSPGLRPTTDRVRETLFNWLAPVIQQSRCLDCFAGSGALAVEALSRHAAHATLLETERAVARQLTQNLTLLRAENALVVNTDTLHWLAQTGEPFDVVFVDPPFRRDLLNQTLTLLERQGWLAPEAWIYVETEAENSHLTIPDGWLLHREKIAGQVAYRLYLRQENKGARGDMD; from the coding sequence ATGGCTAAAAAAAATGCATCGTCAGCCGCCGGACAGATCCGAATCATCGGTGGTCAGTGGCGCGGCAGAAAACTCCCGGTTCCCGACAGTCCCGGCTTACGGCCCACTACCGACCGGGTGCGGGAAACCTTGTTTAACTGGCTGGCGCCCGTTATCCAGCAGTCGCGCTGCCTGGACTGTTTCGCCGGCAGCGGCGCGCTGGCTGTGGAGGCGCTATCGCGCCATGCCGCCCACGCCACGCTATTGGAAACGGAGCGCGCCGTGGCGCGTCAGTTAACGCAAAATCTGACGCTGCTGCGGGCGGAAAACGCGTTGGTCGTCAATACTGATACTTTGCACTGGCTGGCTCAGACCGGCGAGCCGTTTGACGTGGTGTTTGTCGATCCGCCGTTTCGCCGGGATTTGCTCAACCAGACGCTGACCTTGCTGGAGCGGCAAGGCTGGCTGGCGCCGGAAGCGTGGATTTACGTGGAAACCGAGGCGGAGAACAGCCATCTGACGATACCGGACGGCTGGCTGCTGCATCGTGAGAAAATCGCCGGTCAGGTGGCGTATCGTTTATATCTTCGCCAAGAGAACAAAGGGGCACGCGGTGATATGGATTAA
- a CDS encoding DUF1820 family protein, with protein MSNEPALYRIQFMNNGKNYQLYVRELVPSNLFGFIEIADFVFDSQSTLLVDPSTEKLKTEFSGVSRSFIPLQAVIRIDAVTEKGSARISELGDNVTHFPYLPGKKN; from the coding sequence ATGAGCAATGAACCCGCGCTTTATCGTATTCAGTTTATGAATAATGGTAAAAACTACCAGCTTTACGTGCGTGAATTGGTCCCCAGCAATCTGTTTGGCTTTATTGAGATCGCCGATTTCGTCTTCGACAGCCAATCAACGCTACTGGTCGACCCCTCCACCGAAAAGCTGAAAACCGAATTTTCCGGCGTCAGCCGCAGCTTCATTCCCTTACAGGCGGTGATCCGCATCGACGCCGTCACTGAAAAGGGCAGCGCCCGGATTTCCGAGCTGGGCGATAACGTTACGCATTTCCCCTACCTTCCCGGCAAAAAAAACTGA
- the tusA gene encoding sulfurtransferase TusA, with product MTDPFANPDITLDAQGLRCPEPVMMVRKAVRQMATGQTLLVLADDPATTRDIPGFCRYMEHELLAQVTEQLPYRYLLRKGG from the coding sequence ATGACCGATCCCTTCGCCAATCCCGACATAACCCTTGACGCCCAGGGACTGCGCTGCCCGGAACCCGTGATGATGGTACGCAAAGCGGTACGCCAGATGGCGACCGGGCAAACGCTGCTGGTGCTGGCGGACGACCCGGCGACCACCCGCGATATTCCCGGTTTCTGCCGTTATATGGAACACGAACTGCTGGCGCAGGTCACCGAGCAATTGCCGTATCGGTATTTGCTGCGCAAAGGGGGATAA
- the ftsE gene encoding cell division ATP-binding protein FtsE, translating to MIRFEQVSKAYRGGRQALQGVDFHLRPAEMAFLTGHSGAGKSTLLKLICGIERPSAGQILFSGHNISRLTKREVPFLRRQIGMIFQDHHLLMERTVYDNVAMPLIIAGATSEDIRRRVSAALDKVGLLDKARNYPIQLSGGEQQRVGIARAVVNKPAVLLADEPTGNLDDVLSEGILRLFEEFNRVGVTVLMATHDTGLISRRNYRVLTLSDGRMIGGNHHGE from the coding sequence ATGATTCGTTTTGAACAGGTCAGTAAAGCGTATCGCGGCGGACGTCAGGCCCTGCAGGGGGTGGATTTTCATCTGCGCCCGGCGGAGATGGCCTTCCTGACCGGCCACTCCGGCGCGGGGAAAAGCACCCTGCTGAAGCTGATTTGCGGGATTGAACGCCCCAGCGCCGGTCAGATTCTGTTCAGCGGGCACAATATCAGCCGCTTAACAAAGCGCGAGGTGCCGTTTCTGCGCCGCCAGATCGGGATGATCTTCCAGGATCACCATCTGTTGATGGAGCGTACCGTTTATGACAACGTGGCGATGCCGCTGATCATTGCCGGCGCCACCAGCGAAGATATCCGCCGCCGGGTCTCCGCGGCGCTGGACAAGGTCGGCCTGCTGGATAAAGCCCGCAACTACCCTATCCAGCTCTCCGGCGGCGAGCAGCAGCGCGTCGGCATTGCGCGGGCGGTGGTCAATAAACCCGCCGTGCTGCTGGCGGACGAACCGACCGGTAATCTGGACGATGTGCTGTCCGAAGGCATTTTGCGCCTGTTTGAAGAGTTCAACCGGGTGGGCGTAACGGTACTGATGGCAACCCATGACACCGGGCTGATATCCCGACGCAATTATCGGGTGCTGACGCTCTCCGACGGCCGCATGATCGGGGGAAACCATCATGGCGAATAA
- a CDS encoding lysoplasmalogenase, which translates to MLWSFIAVLFSGWLYVDASYRGPVWQRWLFKPVTLLLLLALAWQTPLLSAPGYLIVIGLLASLVADTLLLLPTQRILYAFGAYFLAHLLYTVSFFTSQITLTFFWPLALALIVLAAVLIVIIWSRLDTQRWPVCAFIIMTTLMVWVAGERYFALGTDYNFSLLTGSALLFIAHAAWLIHHYRINFRAHQAVVAACYFGGHFLIVRSLYF; encoded by the coding sequence ATGCTTTGGTCGTTTATCGCCGTGCTCTTTTCCGGCTGGCTGTATGTTGATGCCAGCTATCGTGGTCCGGTATGGCAGCGCTGGCTGTTTAAACCCGTTACCTTATTATTGCTGCTGGCGCTGGCGTGGCAAACGCCGCTGCTGAGCGCGCCGGGCTATCTGATCGTGATTGGACTGCTGGCCTCGCTGGTTGCCGATACCCTGCTGTTGCTGCCGACGCAGCGCATTCTCTATGCTTTCGGCGCCTACTTTCTCGCGCATCTGCTGTATACCGTCAGCTTTTTCACCAGCCAGATAACGCTCACTTTCTTCTGGCCGCTGGCGCTGGCGCTGATCGTTCTGGCGGCGGTGCTGATAGTGATTATCTGGAGCCGCCTGGATACGCAGCGCTGGCCGGTGTGCGCGTTCATCATTATGACCACGCTGATGGTCTGGGTGGCCGGCGAGCGTTATTTTGCCCTCGGCACGGACTATAATTTCTCGTTGCTGACCGGCAGCGCGCTGCTGTTTATCGCCCATGCGGCCTGGCTTATTCATCATTATCGGATCAATTTCCGCGCCCATCAGGCGGTGGTGGCGGCCTGCTATTTCGGCGGCCATTTCCTGATCGTTCGTTCGCTCTATTTTTAA
- a CDS encoding zinc/cadmium/mercury/lead-transporting ATPase — translation MHSHQHHQHGAEKSACCHKHARQSSRAEKSCCAVKRASGAVANTGRGPERSGAESGDNADSDDPDGGDGDRPAGHQRFSWKVSGMDCPSCARKVENAVKNLTGIEQAKVLFATEKLVVDARRDVRDQVQYAVKQAGFTLQDIIPQTPLFPDSRRFIDEYGFLALFALLAAASWGLSLVSESGGRIAFIATTLVGLVPILKKAWRLIRSGTPFAIETLMSVAAVGALLIGAATEATVVLLLFMLGEQLESYAAHRARRGVSALMALIPEEATVVRNERRVRVPIAELLPGDIIEVAPGDRLPADAVLLTVGASFDESALTGESVPVERGRDEKVAAGCLCVDRMVQLRVVSAPGNSAIDRILQLIEQAEERRAPIERFLDRFSRYYTPAVMLLSLLVILIPPLLLAQPWQEWIYRGLTLLLIGCPCALVISTPAAVASGLAAATRQGALIKGGAALESLGGIRTVAFDKTGTLTEGKPQVTDIVPAAGVSEAALLARTAAVESGSRHPLAKAIVQRALEASAFLPVAEQRRMLAGIGVAGTVAGKRLQVSSPAGLAAGTLDADWRQRVDALENEGKTVVVVQEESRVLGLLALRDTLRSDAPLALSRLKTLNIRCVMLTGDNPRAAAAIAGELGIDFRAGLLPADKVTAIGELNRQRPTAMVGDGINDAPAMKAATIGIAMGSGTDVALETADAALTHSRLDGLAAMIRLSRATNRNIRQNVAIALGLKALFLITSIMGITGLWLAVLADSGATALVTANALRLLKKRDG, via the coding sequence ATGCATTCTCATCAGCATCACCAGCACGGCGCTGAAAAATCGGCCTGCTGCCATAAGCACGCCCGCCAATCCTCACGGGCTGAAAAAAGCTGCTGTGCGGTAAAGCGCGCATCGGGCGCCGTCGCCAATACCGGCCGCGGACCGGAGCGGAGCGGGGCGGAAAGCGGCGATAATGCCGATTCGGACGATCCCGACGGCGGCGATGGCGACCGACCCGCCGGGCATCAACGTTTCAGTTGGAAAGTCAGCGGGATGGATTGCCCCAGCTGCGCGCGCAAAGTTGAAAATGCCGTAAAAAATCTCACCGGGATAGAGCAGGCCAAGGTACTGTTCGCCACCGAAAAACTGGTCGTCGATGCCCGCCGCGACGTACGAGACCAGGTCCAATACGCCGTTAAGCAAGCCGGTTTTACTTTGCAGGATATCATTCCGCAAACGCCCCTTTTTCCTGATTCGCGCCGTTTTATCGATGAATACGGCTTCCTGGCGCTGTTCGCCTTGCTGGCGGCGGCAAGCTGGGGACTTTCGCTGGTTAGCGAGTCCGGCGGGCGCATCGCTTTTATCGCCACCACGCTGGTCGGGCTGGTGCCGATCCTGAAAAAAGCGTGGCGGCTTATCCGCTCCGGCACCCCTTTCGCCATTGAAACCCTGATGAGCGTGGCCGCGGTCGGCGCATTACTGATTGGCGCCGCCACGGAAGCCACGGTCGTGCTGCTGCTCTTTATGCTGGGCGAGCAGTTGGAGTCCTACGCCGCCCACCGCGCCCGGCGAGGGGTCAGCGCCTTAATGGCGTTGATCCCCGAAGAGGCCACGGTGGTCAGAAATGAACGCCGCGTTCGCGTGCCGATCGCCGAGCTGTTACCCGGCGATATTATTGAAGTCGCCCCCGGCGACCGGCTGCCGGCCGACGCCGTATTGCTGACCGTCGGCGCCAGTTTTGACGAAAGCGCGCTGACCGGGGAGTCGGTGCCGGTTGAACGGGGTCGGGACGAGAAGGTGGCGGCGGGCTGTCTGTGCGTCGACCGGATGGTGCAACTGCGGGTGGTTTCAGCGCCGGGCAATAGCGCGATCGACCGTATTCTGCAATTGATCGAACAGGCGGAAGAGCGCCGGGCGCCGATAGAGCGCTTCCTCGATCGTTTCAGCCGTTACTACACGCCGGCCGTTATGCTGCTGTCGTTGCTGGTTATTCTGATTCCGCCGCTATTGCTGGCGCAGCCCTGGCAGGAGTGGATTTACCGCGGGTTGACGCTGTTGCTGATCGGCTGTCCCTGCGCGCTGGTGATATCCACCCCGGCGGCGGTCGCTTCCGGCCTTGCCGCGGCGACCCGCCAGGGGGCGCTGATTAAGGGCGGCGCGGCGCTGGAGTCGCTGGGCGGCATCCGTACCGTCGCCTTTGATAAAACCGGCACGCTGACCGAAGGCAAACCGCAGGTTACGGATATTGTGCCCGCCGCCGGCGTCAGCGAGGCCGCTCTGCTGGCGCGTACCGCGGCGGTGGAATCAGGTTCGCGCCATCCGCTGGCGAAAGCCATCGTGCAGCGGGCGCTGGAAGCGAGCGCTTTTCTGCCCGTCGCGGAGCAGCGCCGGATGCTGGCGGGCATCGGCGTGGCGGGGACGGTCGCCGGTAAACGCCTTCAGGTCAGCTCCCCGGCCGGGCTGGCGGCAGGCACGCTGGATGCCGACTGGCGGCAACGCGTCGATGCCTTGGAAAATGAAGGGAAAACGGTGGTGGTGGTGCAGGAGGAGAGCCGCGTGCTCGGTTTGCTGGCGCTGCGGGATACGCTGCGCAGCGATGCGCCATTGGCGCTGAGTCGGCTTAAGACGCTGAATATCCGCTGCGTGATGCTGACCGGGGACAACCCGCGGGCCGCCGCGGCCATCGCCGGCGAGCTGGGCATTGATTTCCGCGCCGGTTTGCTGCCGGCGGATAAAGTGACGGCCATCGGCGAACTTAATCGGCAACGTCCCACCGCCATGGTGGGGGACGGCATTAACGACGCCCCGGCGATGAAAGCGGCGACCATCGGCATCGCCATGGGCAGCGGCACGGACGTGGCGCTGGAAACCGCCGACGCCGCCTTGACCCACAGCCGTCTGGACGGGTTGGCCGCGATGATCCGGCTGTCGCGGGCGACGAACCGCAATATTCGCCAGAATGTCGCCATCGCCCTGGGGCTGAAAGCGCTGTTTCTGATCACCAGCATTATGGGCATTACCGGGCTGTGGCTGGCGGTGCTGGCGGACTCCGGCGCCACGGCGCTGGTTACCGCCAACGCGCTGCGCTTGCTGAAGAAACGGGATGGTTAA
- a CDS encoding 7-cyano-7-deazaguanine/7-aminomethyl-7-deazaguanine transporter: MYDFTPRQRLAALIWLALFHILIITSSNYLVQLPVSILGFHTTWGAFTFPFIFLATDLTVRIFGAPLARRIILTVMVPALLISYLVSALFYQGSWQSFGALGQLNIIVARIACASFMAYVLGQILDVHVFNRLRRRNAWWVAPAVSTVFGNLCDTLAFFFIAFYRSSDPFMAANWIEIALVDYTFKLLISLLFFLPMYGVMLNMVLKRLSEQQPGTLYRPAASRR; this comes from the coding sequence ATGTATGATTTTACTCCCCGGCAGCGGCTTGCGGCGCTGATCTGGCTTGCGTTGTTTCATATTCTGATCATTACCTCCAGTAATTATCTGGTACAGCTTCCGGTGTCGATTTTGGGTTTTCATACCACCTGGGGCGCTTTCACTTTTCCGTTTATTTTTCTGGCCACCGATCTGACCGTGAGAATCTTCGGCGCCCCGCTGGCGCGGCGTATCATTCTGACCGTGATGGTGCCCGCCCTGCTGATCTCCTATCTGGTGTCGGCCCTGTTTTATCAGGGGTCGTGGCAGTCATTCGGCGCGCTGGGGCAGCTCAATATCATCGTGGCCCGCATCGCCTGCGCCAGCTTTATGGCGTACGTGCTGGGGCAGATTCTGGATGTGCACGTTTTCAACCGGCTGCGGCGGCGCAACGCCTGGTGGGTGGCCCCGGCGGTATCCACCGTCTTTGGCAACCTCTGCGATACGCTGGCCTTTTTCTTTATCGCCTTTTATCGCAGCAGCGATCCTTTTATGGCCGCGAACTGGATTGAAATCGCCCTGGTGGACTACACTTTCAAGCTGCTGATCAGCCTGCTTTTCTTCCTGCCGATGTATGGCGTTATGCTGAATATGGTGCTGAAACGCCTGAGCGAACAGCAGCCCGGCACGCTTTATCGGCCCGCGGCGAGCCGCCGCTAG
- the ftsY gene encoding signal recognition particle-docking protein FtsY, whose translation MTKEKKRGFFSWLGLGRQEEEQQQQPQDKPEAEDTPAAEPATDADDHRLSESVPETASGASPARENEAPTESAPPEEPHVAAHTLAQEGTPTAESVADSAPAAIEPLAEETAPVVEAEPESRQVEHAAPVTHEQERPTKEGFFARLKRSLVKTRQNLGSGFIGLFRGKKIDDDLFEELEEQLLIADVGVETTRKIITNLTEHANRKQLKDADTLFVKLKEEMATILAKVDEPLNIEGKTPYVILMVGVNGVGKTTTIGKMARQFQAQGKSVMLAAGDTFRAAAVEQLQVWGQRNNVAVVAQHTGADSASVIFDAIQAAKARGVDVLIADTAGRLQNKAHLMEELKKIVRVMKKLDEDAPHEVMLTLDASTGQNAVSQAKLFNEAVGLTGISLTKLDGTAKGGVIFAIADQFGIPIRYIGVGEGIEDLRPFKADDFIEALFARED comes from the coding sequence ATGACAAAAGAGAAGAAGCGCGGTTTTTTTTCCTGGCTGGGATTAGGCCGACAGGAAGAAGAACAACAACAGCAACCGCAAGATAAACCCGAAGCCGAGGATACGCCGGCGGCGGAACCCGCAACGGACGCCGATGACCATCGGCTCTCCGAATCCGTACCTGAAACCGCATCCGGCGCATCCCCCGCGCGGGAAAACGAAGCCCCGACCGAATCGGCGCCGCCGGAAGAACCGCATGTCGCCGCACATACCTTGGCGCAGGAAGGCACGCCGACGGCGGAATCGGTAGCGGATAGCGCGCCGGCGGCGATTGAACCGTTAGCTGAGGAAACGGCGCCGGTCGTTGAGGCTGAACCGGAAAGCCGGCAAGTCGAACACGCCGCGCCGGTGACGCACGAGCAAGAGCGTCCCACCAAAGAGGGGTTCTTCGCCCGCCTGAAACGCAGCCTGGTGAAAACCCGCCAGAATCTGGGTTCAGGATTTATCGGATTGTTTCGCGGTAAGAAAATCGACGATGATCTGTTTGAAGAGCTGGAAGAGCAGCTGCTGATTGCCGATGTGGGCGTTGAAACCACGCGCAAGATCATCACCAATCTGACGGAGCACGCCAATCGCAAACAGCTGAAAGATGCTGATACGCTTTTTGTTAAGCTGAAAGAAGAAATGGCGACGATCCTTGCTAAGGTTGATGAGCCGCTGAATATCGAAGGCAAAACGCCTTACGTGATCCTGATGGTCGGGGTGAACGGCGTGGGTAAAACCACCACCATCGGCAAAATGGCGCGCCAGTTTCAGGCCCAGGGCAAATCGGTGATGCTGGCGGCGGGAGATACCTTCCGCGCCGCCGCGGTCGAGCAGCTTCAGGTCTGGGGCCAGCGCAACAATGTCGCGGTGGTGGCGCAGCATACCGGGGCCGACTCCGCCTCGGTGATTTTCGACGCCATCCAGGCCGCCAAGGCGCGCGGGGTGGATGTGCTGATTGCGGACACCGCCGGTCGCCTGCAGAACAAAGCCCATCTGATGGAAGAGCTGAAAAAGATCGTGCGGGTGATGAAAAAGCTGGATGAAGACGCGCCGCACGAAGTCATGCTGACGCTGGACGCCAGCACCGGACAGAACGCGGTGAGTCAGGCGAAACTGTTCAACGAGGCCGTCGGGCTGACGGGCATCTCGCTGACCAAGCTTGACGGCACCGCCAAAGGCGGGGTGATTTTCGCCATCGCCGACCAGTTCGGCATTCCCATCCGCTATATCGGGGTGGGTGAAGGCATCGAAGATTTACGGCCGTTCAAGGCCGACGATTTTATTGAGGCACTTTTTGCCCGAGAGGATTAA